In Marinobacter sp. LQ44, the following are encoded in one genomic region:
- a CDS encoding Leu/Phe/Val dehydrogenase: MNVFSHPEFDHHEHLSFVCDAETGLKGIIAIHNTSRGAALGGCRMFPYASDEEALRDVLRLSRGMTYKSALANLDLGGGKSVIIGDPRKHKTEALLEAMGRHLESLGGQYIAAEDSGTSVPDLKVMGRHTRHVAGVTTRTGFDGQPSTGDPSPVTAYGTFIGLKAAVKHKLGTDNLTGLKVAIQGIGNVGFRLARYLKEAGAELWVTDIHADNLKRAVDEFGATPVGSDDILSLPVDVVAPCAMGAVLNDQSIPAIRAAIVAGAANNLLDRPEHDAALKHRGILYAPDFAINAGGIIDVFYERTGGSPEQIRAHVDTIGDTLSEIFQRSDRTGLPTGEIANELAEERFRKHAAGAGLAPRRLACAG; the protein is encoded by the coding sequence ATGAACGTATTCAGCCATCCGGAGTTCGATCACCACGAACACCTGTCTTTTGTCTGCGACGCCGAAACCGGCCTGAAGGGCATCATTGCCATCCACAATACGTCAAGGGGTGCAGCACTCGGCGGTTGCCGAATGTTCCCCTACGCAAGCGATGAGGAAGCGTTGAGGGATGTGTTGCGACTGTCCCGGGGGATGACCTATAAATCGGCCCTGGCCAATCTCGACCTGGGTGGCGGCAAGTCAGTCATCATCGGCGACCCGCGTAAGCACAAGACCGAAGCCTTGCTCGAAGCCATGGGCAGGCACCTGGAAAGCCTCGGCGGCCAGTACATTGCCGCTGAGGACTCAGGCACCAGCGTGCCAGACCTGAAAGTGATGGGCCGCCATACCCGGCACGTGGCCGGCGTAACCACCCGCACCGGGTTTGATGGCCAGCCCAGCACAGGGGACCCTTCGCCGGTAACCGCCTACGGCACCTTTATTGGCCTTAAAGCGGCCGTAAAACACAAGCTCGGCACGGATAACCTGACCGGACTGAAGGTGGCTATCCAAGGCATTGGTAATGTTGGCTTCCGCCTGGCCCGCTACCTGAAAGAGGCCGGTGCAGAACTGTGGGTCACCGACATTCACGCCGATAACCTCAAGCGCGCAGTGGACGAGTTTGGTGCAACGCCCGTTGGCTCCGATGACATCCTGAGCCTGCCGGTGGATGTTGTAGCCCCATGCGCCATGGGTGCAGTGCTGAACGACCAGAGCATTCCGGCCATCCGGGCGGCCATCGTGGCCGGCGCCGCGAACAATCTCCTGGACCGCCCCGAACATGATGCGGCCCTCAAACACCGGGGCATCCTCTACGCTCCGGATTTTGCCATCAACGCCGGCGGTATCATCGATGTGTTCTACGAGCGCACCGGAGGCTCACCCGAGCAAATCCGCGCCCACGTGGACACCATTGGTGACACCTTGTCGGAAATATTCCAGCGCTCTGATCGCACCGGGCTCCCCACCGGTGAGATCGCCAATGAACTGGCAGAAGAGCGCTTCAGAAAGCACGCCGCCGGTGCTGGGCTGGCGCCCAGGCGGCTGGCTTGCGCCGGTTGA
- a CDS encoding indolepyruvate ferredoxin oxidoreductase family protein: MSDLLRSPKGLRPVSLDDVWEKDAGSVYMNGSQALARLPLLQAQLDRKNNLNTAGFISGYRGSPLGGFDKVLWKARDHLKEKNIHFLPGVNEDLGATAVWGSQQVNIFEGARYDGVFALWYGKGPGVDRTGDVFKHANAAGTSRFGGVLAVAGDDHACKSSTLPHQSDYAFLDAGMPVLNPAGIQDILDLGLYGWAMSRFSGCWIGFKALAENMDSSISANLDLSRINIRIPTQFPMPEGGLNSRWPDKPMAQEERLHRHKLEAAKAFCRANRLDRTVLSVDQPRLGIITTGKAYLDVIQALADLGLGDEEREAIGLEVYKVAMPWPLEPEGIFEFASGLEEILVVEEKRGLIEEQIKTQLYTWQDGRRPNVIGKRDDQGNDLLPTIAELTPAMVARAIASRLDGRYCNDKLQQRLGFLTEKENSLAQPRERLERTPHFCSGCPHNTSTQVPEGSRALGGIGCHYMATWMERGTDTFTQMGGEGVTWLGQAPFTNQKHVFQNLGDGTYFHSGVLAIRAAIASGANITYKILYNDAVAMTGGQPVDGTLTVQQISHQLYGEGVRRIAVVSDDIDKYPSRADFADRTTFHHRDDLDALQREMREIEGCSVIIYDQTCAAEKRRRRKRSTMEDPNQRVMIHSDVCEGCGDCGIQSNCLSILPKDTDAGRKRTIDQSSCNKDFSCVRGFCPSFVTVKGGKLKKPAGVSSDVDFPELPEPTPVTGNNPYGILLTGVGGTGVVTVSALLGMAAHLEGKGVSVLDQAGLAQKFGAVVSHIRISDRQDNIHAVRIPAGEADLMIAFDLMVAATDDALAKLDNRFSRAVVNTEQAMPAAFTRDPDIQFPGESMEQTVKEACRPDGSWFLNAGDLAKALMGDGMAVNLFTVGFAWQQGLLPLSAAAIERAIELNNVAVEKNKQAFLWGRRAAHDLDRVMALAFPKPQGTPVQVMETTDQLIQRNMEHLSDYQNTALAKRYERLVRQAEHTISQKLGRDPLLFRAIADNYAKVLAYKDEYEVARLFSNGSLRKQLEEQFDGDIELEFNLAPPLLSRSKNGERPKKRTFGPWMETVFAWLAKARSLRGTPLDPFGYTADRRLERKIIREYETDVAFLLKHLSKDHADAARNLASLPEKIRGYGPVKEAAYHATRKERAQYRAELNPGERAHQQIANAAV, translated from the coding sequence ATGTCTGATCTTTTACGCTCCCCAAAGGGGCTGCGTCCCGTCAGCCTTGACGATGTCTGGGAAAAAGATGCCGGTTCGGTATACATGAACGGCAGCCAGGCTCTGGCGAGACTTCCCCTGCTCCAAGCCCAACTCGACCGCAAGAACAACCTGAACACCGCCGGCTTCATCTCCGGTTATCGCGGCTCTCCCCTCGGCGGTTTTGACAAGGTTCTATGGAAAGCCCGGGACCATCTCAAAGAAAAAAATATCCATTTTCTACCCGGGGTGAATGAAGACCTTGGCGCCACCGCTGTCTGGGGCAGCCAGCAGGTCAATATCTTTGAAGGCGCCCGTTATGACGGCGTGTTTGCACTCTGGTATGGCAAAGGCCCGGGTGTGGACCGCACCGGTGATGTGTTCAAGCACGCCAACGCGGCAGGCACCTCCCGATTTGGTGGGGTACTGGCCGTTGCCGGTGACGACCATGCCTGTAAATCTTCCACCCTGCCCCATCAAAGTGATTATGCCTTTCTGGATGCGGGTATGCCGGTGCTCAACCCCGCCGGCATTCAAGACATCCTGGACCTGGGCCTCTACGGCTGGGCCATGTCGCGGTTCAGTGGCTGCTGGATTGGTTTCAAAGCCCTGGCCGAGAATATGGATTCGTCCATTTCAGCCAATCTGGACCTCAGCCGAATCAACATCCGTATCCCCACACAGTTTCCCATGCCAGAAGGTGGCCTGAACTCCCGCTGGCCAGACAAACCCATGGCGCAGGAAGAACGCCTGCACCGCCACAAGCTGGAAGCGGCCAAGGCCTTTTGCCGGGCTAACCGCCTTGACCGCACGGTGCTTTCCGTTGATCAGCCACGGTTGGGTATCATCACCACTGGCAAGGCCTACCTGGATGTGATCCAGGCGCTGGCCGACCTTGGCCTGGGTGATGAGGAACGTGAAGCCATTGGGCTGGAGGTTTACAAGGTCGCCATGCCCTGGCCCCTGGAACCCGAAGGCATTTTTGAGTTTGCCTCCGGCCTGGAGGAGATTCTGGTGGTCGAAGAGAAGCGAGGTTTGATCGAAGAACAGATCAAGACTCAGCTTTATACTTGGCAGGATGGCCGACGCCCCAATGTCATCGGCAAGCGGGACGACCAGGGTAACGACCTGCTACCGACCATCGCCGAACTTACACCGGCCATGGTGGCACGGGCCATCGCCTCTCGCCTGGATGGCCGTTATTGCAACGACAAACTGCAACAGCGCCTTGGCTTCCTGACCGAGAAAGAAAACAGTCTGGCGCAACCCCGGGAACGACTGGAACGCACTCCGCACTTCTGCTCTGGCTGCCCCCACAACACCTCCACCCAGGTACCGGAAGGCAGCCGGGCCCTCGGCGGCATTGGCTGTCACTATATGGCGACCTGGATGGAACGGGGTACCGACACCTTCACACAGATGGGTGGTGAAGGCGTCACCTGGCTTGGCCAGGCACCGTTTACCAACCAGAAACACGTGTTCCAGAACCTGGGCGACGGCACCTACTTTCACTCAGGCGTACTGGCCATTCGCGCGGCCATCGCGTCCGGTGCCAACATCACCTACAAGATTCTCTACAACGACGCCGTGGCCATGACAGGCGGCCAGCCGGTGGATGGCACCCTGACGGTGCAGCAGATCAGCCATCAGCTGTATGGTGAGGGCGTGCGACGTATCGCGGTTGTCAGCGACGATATCGACAAATACCCGTCGCGGGCGGATTTCGCGGACCGCACTACCTTCCATCACCGGGACGACTTGGACGCCCTGCAACGGGAAATGCGTGAGATCGAAGGCTGTTCGGTGATCATCTATGACCAGACCTGCGCGGCCGAAAAGCGCAGGCGCCGCAAGCGCAGCACCATGGAAGACCCAAACCAGCGCGTGATGATTCACTCGGACGTGTGCGAAGGCTGCGGTGATTGCGGTATCCAGTCCAACTGCCTGTCGATTCTCCCGAAAGACACAGACGCCGGGCGCAAACGCACCATTGACCAGTCCTCCTGCAACAAGGACTTCTCCTGCGTGCGCGGTTTCTGTCCGAGCTTTGTCACCGTCAAAGGCGGCAAACTGAAGAAACCAGCCGGTGTCAGCTCAGACGTGGACTTCCCTGAGCTTCCGGAACCCACGCCGGTCACCGGCAATAATCCTTACGGTATCCTGCTGACCGGCGTCGGCGGCACCGGCGTGGTGACCGTCAGTGCCCTTCTGGGCATGGCGGCTCATCTTGAGGGCAAAGGCGTCTCCGTGCTGGACCAGGCCGGCCTGGCCCAGAAGTTCGGGGCTGTCGTCAGCCATATCCGCATCAGTGACCGGCAAGACAACATCCATGCCGTACGCATTCCCGCCGGCGAGGCCGACCTGATGATTGCCTTTGATCTGATGGTCGCCGCCACCGACGATGCCCTGGCCAAGCTGGATAACCGTTTCTCACGGGCGGTGGTCAATACCGAACAGGCCATGCCCGCCGCCTTTACCCGAGACCCGGACATCCAGTTCCCCGGCGAATCCATGGAGCAGACCGTCAAGGAAGCCTGCCGGCCTGATGGCAGCTGGTTCCTCAACGCGGGTGACCTCGCCAAAGCCCTGATGGGTGACGGCATGGCGGTCAACCTGTTCACCGTCGGCTTTGCCTGGCAACAGGGGCTGCTACCGCTCAGTGCCGCAGCCATAGAGCGGGCCATTGAGCTTAACAACGTGGCGGTCGAGAAAAACAAACAGGCATTTCTGTGGGGCCGCCGGGCTGCCCATGATCTGGACCGGGTGATGGCCCTGGCGTTCCCGAAACCCCAAGGCACACCTGTGCAGGTGATGGAAACCACGGATCAACTGATCCAGCGCAACATGGAACACCTGAGCGATTACCAGAACACCGCCCTGGCCAAGCGCTATGAAAGACTGGTGCGCCAGGCGGAACACACCATCTCCCAGAAACTCGGCCGTGACCCGTTGTTGTTCCGGGCCATCGCCGACAACTACGCCAAGGTACTGGCCTACAAAGACGAGTACGAAGTGGCGCGACTGTTCAGCAATGGCAGCCTGCGCAAGCAGTTGGAGGAGCAGTTCGATGGCGACATTGAGCTGGAGTTCAATCTGGCACCGCCGCTGCTCAGCCGGAGTAAAAACGGCGAACGCCCTAAGAAACGCACTTTCGGTCCCTGGATGGAAACCGTGTTCGCCTGGCTGGCGAAAGCCCGCAGCCTGCGAGGCACACCCCTGGACCCTTTCGGATACACCGCGGACCGCCGCCTGGAGCGCAAGATCATCCGGGAGTATGAAACTGATGTGGCCTTCCTGCTCAAACACCTGAGCAAAGACCACGCCGATGCCGCGCGAAACCTGGCCAGCCTGCCTGAGAAGATCCGCGGTTACGGCCCGGTCAAAGAAGCGGCCTATCATGCCACCCGAAAAGAACGGGCGCAGTACCGGGCTGAACTGAACCCCGGTGAACGGGCACACCAACAAATCGCCAACGCGGCGGTCTAA